Proteins from a single region of Heptranchias perlo isolate sHepPer1 chromosome 34, sHepPer1.hap1, whole genome shotgun sequence:
- the si:ch211-107o10.3 gene encoding retinol dehydrogenase 13 codes for MASWEAREFLQRHSVGVCSLAMAGIGLVLLRRWFSGGVCKSKVRLDGKTVIVTGANVGIGKETAKDLAQRGARVILACRDLEKANKVAAELRKASGNGNILVQKLDLASLQSVRSFANRIQETETRLDVLINNAGIMRCPKWKTEDGFEMQFGVNHLGHFLLTNLLLDLLKKSAHSRIVTVSSLAHVRGKINFDDINLDVSYDTAASYDQSKLANVLFSRELAKKLRGTGVTANCLHPGVVMTELGRHMIPTISLWLKIIFAPFVWLAFKNPWQGAQTSIYCAIAEELDNVSGLYFSDCAAKEAAPQARDDEAAKRLWELSAQMVGLDESERQLLHTPES; via the exons GAATTGGGCTCGTTCTTCTGCGGAGATGGTTTTCTGGTGGGGTTTGTAAGAGTAAAGTGCGGCTGGACGGAAAAACGGTGATCGTTACAGGTGCTAATGTTGGGATCGGAAAGGAGACTGCCAAGGACCTTGCTCAGAGAG GGGCTCGTGTAATTCTAGCATGCCGGGATTTGGAAAAAGCCAACAAGGTGGCAGCTGAGCTCAGGAAAGCGAGTGGGAATGGAAATATCTTGGTGCAGAAACTGGATTTAGCCTCGCTGCAGTCTGTACGTTCTTTTGCTAACAGGATCCAGGAAACAGAAACTCGCCTGGACGTTCTCATCAACAATGCAG GCATCATGAGGTGCCCTAAGTGGAAGACTGAGGACGGTTTTGAGATGCAGTTTGGAGTTAATCATCTGGGTCATTTTCTGCTGACCAACCTGCTGCTGGACCTGCTGAAGAAGTCTGCTCACAGTCGCATTGTTACAGTGTCCAGTTTAGCGCATGTTCGCG GTAAAATTAATTTTGATGACATTAATTTGGACGTCAGCTATGATACTGCAGCTAGTTATGATCAGAGCAAGCTGGCAAATGTACTTTTCAGCAGGGAGCTGGCAAAGAAATTAAGAG GCACCGGAGTAACTGCCAATTGTCTCCACCCTGGGGTAGTAATGACTGAGTTGGGACGTCACATGATACCTACTATTTCTTTATGGTTGAAGATCATCTTTGCACCATTTGTCTGGCTGGCCTTTAAAAATCCATGGCAGGGAGCTCAGACCAGTATCTATTGTGCAATTGCAGAGGAGCTGGACAATGTCAGTGGCCTCTACTTCAG TGATTGTGCTGCTAAAGAGGCCGCTCCTCAAGCAAGAGATGATGAAGCAGCTAAGAGACTGTGGGAGCTCAGTGCACAGATGGTGGGACTTGATGAATCCGAAAGACAACTGCTTCATACTCCAGAATCCTGA
- the ankrd34c gene encoding ankyrin repeat domain-containing protein 34C, with amino-acid sequence MDDAIELWTDGNSLLKAVWLGRLRLTRLLLEGGAYINESNERGETPLMVACMTRHVDQQSVSKAKMVKYLLENQADPNIQDKSGKTALMHACIERAGEQAVSLLLTNGADPSLEDHSGASALVYAINTDDKEVLKCLLNACKAKGKEVIIITTDKSPSGTKTTKQYLNVPPSPELEERHTPLCMSPSDIELKTSVTPSATEQEDEKTFNFQVMTHQSGSYTSKLHNDPSSPTRKVKRIGTRLPQLKRLQSEPWGLIAPSVLAASAYQEECKRVSPDDEIIQGINGLSLPKRTSLSRTNSVESKDPSTFPFVGDSTSRTPSTSAPVSRKQSYEKSQPQHQPLARRSTLPSEQDSVSSFAPTGPVSLRDTVHRRRLGNDHYDSDSQLYSDSISNPFDPGKVTFERKKHNTSPLTLLTSSRESLDSVSSTSPGSVRRRPPGLLERRGSGTLLLDHISHTRPGHLPPLNVNPNPPIPDIGCNSKPSSPLTMCLKSMVPVAPSSPKRNDMKGKKKLVRRHSMQVEQMKQLSNFEELNT; translated from the coding sequence ATGGATGATGCCATCGAACTGTGGACTGATGGGAATTCCCTTCTAAAGGCAGTCTGGTTGGGGAGGTTGAGATTAACCAGACTTTTGTTAGAAGGAGGAGCGTACATTAATGAAAGCAATGAAAGAGGAGAGACGCCCCTTATGGTAGCTTGTATGACCAGGCATGTGGACCAGCAGAGTGTGAGCAAAGCCAAGATGGTGAAGTACCTGCTGGAAAATCAAGCGGACCCAAACATTCAAGACAAGTCTGGTAAAACCGCATTAATGCACGCCTGCATTGAAAGAGCTGGAGAGCAAGCCGTGTCTCTGTTGCTCACCAATGGAGCAGATCCAAGCCTGGAGGATCATTCTGGAGCCTCGGCCTTGGTTTATGCCATCAACACGGATGACAAAGAGGTCCTAAAATGTCTACTGAATGCCTGCAAAGCCAAAGGGAAGGAGGTCATAATAATAACTACTGATAAATCTCCTTCTGGTACAAAAACAACCAAACAGTATCTAAACGTTCCACCTTCACCAGAACTAGAGGAACGGCATACTCCTCTCTGTATGTCCCCTTCTGATATCGAACTCAAGACATCTGTGACTCCATCAGCCACTGAACAGGAAGATGAAAAGACCTTTAATTTCCAAGTAATGACTCATCAGTCAGGAAGTTACACCAGCAAACTCCACAATGACCCCAGCTCTCCGACCAGAAAAGTTAAAAGAATTGGGACGCGCTTGCCGCAACTAAAGAGGCTCCAATCAGAGCCTTGGGGTTTGATCGCACCTTCTGTCCTGGCTGCTTCAGCCTATCAAGAGGAATGCAAAAGAGTTAGCCCGGATGATGAGATCATCCAGGGGATCAATGGGTTGTCTTTGCCCAAACGCACCAGTCTGTCCAGAACCAACAGTGTAGAAAGTAAAGATCCATCTACCTTCCCGTTTGTTGGTGACTCAACTTCTAGGACTCCCTCCACGTCTGCGCCGGTTTCCCGTAAGCAATCCTATGAGAAAAGCCAACCGCAGCACCAACCCTTAGCTCGCAGAAGCACTTTGCCTTCTGAGCAAGATAGCGTCAGCAGCTTTGCTCCAACGGGACCAGTGAGCTTGCGAGACACTGTCCATCGCAGAAGACTAGGCAATGATCACTATGATTCAGACTCCCAGCTTTACTCAGACTCAATCTCCAATCCTTTTGATCCGGGGAAAGTCACctttgagagaaaaaaacacaacaCCTCGCCCCTGACCTTGTTAACCAGCTCCCGTGAGTCACTGGACAGTGTCTCCAGCACATCTCCCGGTTCGGTCCGTCGCAGACCCCCTGGCCTGCTTGAAAGAAGAGGTTCTGGAACGCTTCTTCTAGATCACATCTCTCACACAAGGCCGGGCCATCTCCCGCCTTTAAATGTCAATCCCAATCCGCCCATCCCCGACATTGGGTGCAACAGCAAGCCCTCATCGCCCCTCACCATGTGTCTGAAGTCCATGGTTCCCGTGGCACCGTCTTCACCAAAACGCAACGACATGAAAGGCAAGAAGAAGCTGGTGAGGAGGCATTCCATGCAGGTGGAGCAAATGAAGCAGCTGTCCAACTTTGAGGAACTGAATACTTAG